The Streptomyces sp. NBC_00691 genome has a segment encoding these proteins:
- the ligA gene encoding protocatechuate 4,5-dioxygenase subunit alpha, with translation MTLDKTYRLVPGTTVFDAEQSAKGYHLNQFCMSLMTAENRELYLADERAYLDAWPLREEQKQALLARDLNAAMREGGNIYFLAKWGATLGLSFQQMAGSMTGMTEQEYRDMMAGGGRSVEGNRIDQAVLDAAYADRAPAGHATITSAVFTSHVPAIGAAMDLGKTGEPYWKPVFEGYEFSRRWERENVPDVVFLVYNDHASSFDQSLIPTFVLGTGAAYPTADEGYGPRPVPGVESDPDLAAHIAHSLIRDDFDLTLVNEMTVDHGLTVPLSLMFGDVERWPCKVIPFHVNVVQYPVPSGARCFSLGQALRRAIESYDRPLNVQVWGTGGMSHQLQGPRAGLINREWDNAFLDRLIADPAGLSRVPHLEYVEEAGSEGIELVMWLIARGAMSDVDASGEIEVMHRFYHVPASNTAVGHLILENHPRAHEPAEKE, from the coding sequence ATGACACTGGACAAGACGTACAGACTGGTTCCGGGAACCACCGTCTTCGACGCCGAGCAGTCCGCCAAGGGCTACCACCTCAACCAGTTCTGCATGTCTCTGATGACGGCGGAGAACCGGGAGCTCTACCTCGCCGACGAACGTGCCTACCTGGACGCGTGGCCGCTCCGGGAGGAACAGAAGCAGGCACTCCTCGCCCGCGACCTCAACGCGGCGATGCGCGAGGGGGGCAACATCTACTTCCTCGCCAAGTGGGGGGCGACGCTGGGACTGTCGTTCCAGCAGATGGCGGGTTCCATGACCGGGATGACCGAGCAGGAGTACCGCGACATGATGGCCGGCGGCGGCCGCTCCGTCGAGGGCAACCGCATCGACCAGGCCGTCCTCGACGCGGCGTACGCCGACCGGGCCCCGGCCGGGCACGCCACCATCACCAGTGCGGTCTTCACCTCGCACGTGCCGGCGATCGGCGCGGCGATGGACCTCGGGAAGACCGGCGAGCCGTACTGGAAGCCGGTCTTCGAGGGGTACGAGTTCTCCAGGCGGTGGGAGCGGGAGAACGTCCCCGACGTCGTCTTCCTGGTCTACAACGACCACGCCAGCTCGTTCGACCAGTCGTTGATCCCGACGTTCGTGCTCGGCACCGGCGCGGCGTACCCCACCGCCGACGAGGGGTACGGGCCCCGCCCCGTCCCCGGCGTCGAGAGCGACCCCGACCTGGCCGCGCACATCGCGCACTCGCTCATCAGGGACGACTTCGACCTCACTCTCGTCAACGAGATGACCGTCGACCACGGCCTGACCGTCCCGCTGTCGCTGATGTTCGGCGACGTCGAGAGGTGGCCGTGCAAGGTGATCCCGTTCCACGTCAACGTGGTGCAGTACCCGGTGCCCTCCGGCGCCAGGTGCTTCAGCCTCGGCCAGGCGCTGCGCAGGGCGATCGAGTCCTACGACAGGCCGCTGAACGTCCAGGTGTGGGGCACCGGCGGCATGAGCCACCAGTTGCAGGGCCCGCGCGCGGGACTCATCAACCGGGAATGGGACAACGCGTTCCTCGACCGGCTGATCGCCGACCCGGCCGGCCTGTCACGGGTGCCTCACCTGGAGTACGTGGAGGAGGCCGGCTCGGAAGGCATCGAGCTGGTCATGTGGCTGATCGCCCGCGGGGCGATGAGCGACGTCGACGCGAGCGGCGAGATCGAGGTCATGCACCGCTTCTACCACGTGCCCGCGTCCAACACCGCCGTCGGCCACCTGATCCTGGAAAACCACCCGCGGGCCCACGAGCCCGCCGAGAAGGAGTGA
- the ligK gene encoding 4-carboxy-4-hydroxy-2-oxoadipate aldolase/oxaloacetate decarboxylase: protein MEHTEIGIVRTAVTRADPEAVAALSAYGVATIHEAMGRAGLMRPYLRPVYPKARMCGTAVTVLLQPGDNWMLHVAAEQIREGDVVVAACTTESEDGFFGELLATSFRARGCQGLVIDGGVRDVADLERMDFPVFSRAIHAKGTVKATLGSVNVPVVCGNALVRPGDVVVADADGVVVVPRERAAVVAATAAAREAAEEGRRARFRAGQLGLDVYDMRGPLAELGLRYED, encoded by the coding sequence ATGGAACACACCGAGATCGGCATCGTCCGAACGGCGGTCACCCGCGCCGACCCCGAGGCGGTCGCCGCGCTGTCGGCGTACGGCGTGGCGACGATCCACGAGGCCATGGGCCGGGCCGGGTTGATGCGGCCCTACCTGCGTCCCGTCTACCCGAAGGCCCGTATGTGCGGCACGGCGGTGACCGTCCTGCTGCAGCCCGGCGACAACTGGATGCTGCACGTCGCCGCCGAGCAGATCCGGGAGGGTGACGTCGTGGTCGCGGCCTGCACGACCGAGAGCGAGGACGGCTTCTTCGGCGAGTTGCTCGCCACCTCGTTCCGCGCCCGGGGATGCCAGGGCCTGGTCATCGACGGCGGCGTGCGCGATGTGGCCGACCTGGAGCGGATGGACTTCCCCGTCTTCTCGCGCGCGATCCATGCCAAGGGCACGGTCAAGGCCACCCTCGGCTCGGTCAACGTGCCGGTGGTCTGCGGCAACGCCCTGGTCCGGCCCGGCGACGTCGTGGTGGCGGACGCCGACGGTGTCGTCGTCGTGCCGCGCGAGCGCGCCGCCGTCGTCGCCGCGACCGCGGCCGCGCGGGAGGCCGCCGAGGAGGGCAGACGCGCGCGGTTCCGCGCCGGCCAACTCGGCCTGGACGTCTACGACATGCGAGGCCCGCTGGCCGAGCTCGGCCTGCGGTACGAGGACTGA
- a CDS encoding ABC transporter permease, translating into MTRFLVGRLLGLVAVLFVTSLVVFGSVHLAPGDPVSFLLHGRPATPEAVAALRSQYHLDDPLAVQYAKWLGGVLQGDFGTSAQFHQDVAALIGSRLPGTALLVGYAALLVALIGVGAGILAALRPGPLDRAVLLGTGVATATPAFVTAIALVSLFSVQLGWFPGPGGTPTGFSERLHHLTLPAFALALTFAGLLARVTRSAMLDELGREHVEVARARGVPGRTVIRRHVLRNALGPVVTVGGTMLAGLLISTSIVETAFDVPGLGSLLVQSVTAKDFAVVQAITLLSVAAFVLVNLAVDLLAPLIDPRLSLHGEGSS; encoded by the coding sequence ATGACCCGCTTCCTCGTCGGACGGCTCCTCGGCCTGGTGGCGGTGCTGTTCGTGACCTCCCTCGTGGTCTTCGGCAGCGTCCACCTGGCACCCGGCGACCCGGTGTCGTTCCTGCTCCACGGCCGCCCCGCGACCCCCGAGGCCGTGGCGGCCCTGCGCTCCCAGTACCACCTGGACGATCCGCTGGCCGTGCAGTACGCGAAGTGGCTCGGCGGCGTCCTCCAGGGCGACTTCGGCACCTCCGCCCAGTTCCACCAGGACGTCGCCGCGCTCATCGGCTCCCGGCTGCCCGGTACGGCCCTGCTCGTCGGGTACGCGGCGCTGCTCGTCGCCCTCATCGGTGTGGGGGCCGGGATCCTCGCCGCCCTGCGGCCCGGCCCGCTGGACCGGGCGGTGCTCCTCGGCACCGGCGTCGCCACGGCGACCCCCGCCTTCGTGACCGCCATCGCGCTCGTGTCGCTGTTCTCCGTCCAGCTGGGGTGGTTCCCGGGCCCCGGCGGCACACCCACCGGGTTCTCCGAACGGCTCCACCACCTGACCCTGCCGGCCTTCGCCCTGGCCCTGACCTTCGCGGGTCTGCTCGCCCGGGTGACCCGCTCGGCGATGCTGGACGAACTCGGCAGGGAGCACGTCGAGGTGGCGCGGGCCCGCGGTGTCCCGGGGCGCACCGTGATCCGCCGGCACGTCCTGCGCAACGCGCTCGGCCCGGTCGTCACCGTCGGCGGCACGATGCTCGCCGGACTCCTCATCAGCACCTCGATCGTCGAGACCGCCTTCGACGTGCCCGGCCTCGGCTCCCTGCTCGTGCAGTCGGTCACCGCCAAGGACTTCGCCGTCGTGCAGGCCATCACCCTGCTCAGCGTGGCCGCCTTCGTCCTCGTCAACCTCGCGGTCGACCTGCTCGCACCCCTCATCGACCCCCGGCTGTCGCTCCACGGGGAAGGCTCCTCATGA
- a CDS encoding Gfo/Idh/MocA family oxidoreductase, which yields MTDDQTVRIALAGGGAFGAKHAAALKRIKGVEVAAVVSSSLESGRKFAAEQGIDRAYADLDEVLAMDDIDAVVLATPTPMHAAQTLACLEAGKHVQTEIPLAASLADAEACLEAQRRTGLVAMVGHTRRFNPSHQWVRRQVQAGDFSIQQMDVQTYFFRRTNRNALGEPRSWTDHLLWHHAAHTVDLFAYQTGSPIVRANAMQGPIHPELGIAMDMSIQLRAENGALCTLSLSFNNDGPLGTFFRYIGDTGTYLARYDDLFTGKDQPIDVSGVDISLDGIELQDREFVAAIREGREPDSSIAQVMPCYRTLADLETQLDAVAGG from the coding sequence ATGACCGACGACCAGACCGTGCGGATCGCCCTGGCCGGAGGCGGTGCCTTCGGCGCCAAGCACGCGGCCGCGCTCAAGCGGATCAAGGGGGTCGAGGTCGCCGCCGTCGTGAGCAGCAGCCTGGAGAGCGGCCGGAAGTTCGCCGCCGAACAGGGCATCGACCGCGCCTACGCCGACCTGGACGAGGTCCTGGCGATGGACGACATCGACGCCGTCGTCCTGGCCACGCCCACGCCGATGCACGCCGCGCAGACGCTGGCCTGCCTCGAAGCGGGCAAGCACGTCCAGACCGAGATCCCGCTGGCCGCCTCCCTGGCCGACGCCGAGGCGTGCCTGGAGGCGCAGCGGCGCACCGGGCTCGTCGCCATGGTGGGGCACACCCGGCGCTTCAACCCGAGCCACCAGTGGGTGCGGCGGCAGGTCCAGGCGGGGGACTTCTCCATCCAGCAGATGGACGTGCAGACGTACTTCTTCCGCCGTACGAACCGCAACGCCCTCGGCGAGCCGCGCTCCTGGACCGACCACCTGCTGTGGCACCATGCCGCGCACACCGTCGACCTGTTCGCGTACCAGACCGGATCGCCGATCGTGCGGGCCAACGCGATGCAGGGCCCGATCCACCCCGAGCTGGGCATCGCGATGGACATGTCGATCCAGCTGCGTGCGGAGAACGGCGCCCTCTGCACCCTGTCGCTGTCGTTCAACAACGACGGGCCGCTCGGCACGTTCTTCCGGTACATCGGTGACACCGGCACCTACCTCGCGCGGTACGACGACCTCTTCACCGGCAAGGACCAGCCGATCGACGTGAGTGGTGTCGACATCTCGCTGGACGGCATCGAGCTCCAGGACCGTGAGTTCGTCGCCGCCATCCGCGAGGGCCGGGAGCCCGATTCCTCCATCGCCCAGGTGATGCCCTGTTACCGCACGCTGGCGGACCTGGAGACCCAGCTCGACGCCGTCGCGGGCGGCTGA
- a CDS encoding amidohydrolase family protein, translated as MTHFEKTPGWLDWHPVPSRPRFRLPEGAVDAHCHVFGPGAEFPFAPERKYTPCDAPKSRLFHLRDHLGFARNVVVQATCHGADNSAMVDALRASDGLARGVATVRPGIPDAELRELHDAGVRGVRFNFVQRLVEAAPRQELRDVVERIAPYGWHVVVYFEAADLADLRDFFLSLPVPLVVDHMGRPDVTKDPDGPEFEAFLDFMRAKPDIWCKLSCPERLSESGPPALDGERAAYRDVVPFARRVAEEFPDRVLWGTDWPHPNLTNHMPDDGLLVDFVPDIAPTPELRRKLLVDNPMRLYWPEAD; from the coding sequence ATGACGCACTTCGAGAAGACCCCCGGCTGGCTGGACTGGCACCCGGTCCCGAGCCGGCCACGGTTCCGGCTGCCCGAGGGCGCGGTCGACGCGCACTGCCACGTCTTCGGCCCGGGAGCGGAGTTCCCCTTCGCCCCCGAACGGAAGTACACCCCGTGCGACGCGCCCAAGAGCCGGCTCTTCCACCTGCGCGACCACCTGGGCTTCGCCCGTAACGTCGTGGTCCAGGCGACCTGCCACGGCGCCGACAACAGCGCCATGGTCGACGCCCTGCGGGCCTCGGACGGCCTGGCCCGGGGCGTCGCCACCGTACGGCCGGGAATCCCGGACGCGGAGCTGCGGGAGCTGCACGACGCCGGTGTCCGCGGTGTGCGGTTCAACTTCGTCCAGCGGCTCGTCGAAGCCGCTCCCCGTCAGGAACTCCGGGACGTCGTCGAGCGCATCGCTCCCTACGGCTGGCACGTCGTCGTCTACTTCGAGGCGGCCGACCTCGCCGACCTGCGCGACTTCTTCCTCTCGCTCCCCGTGCCGCTGGTCGTCGACCACATGGGCCGGCCCGATGTCACCAAGGACCCGGACGGCCCGGAGTTCGAGGCGTTCCTGGACTTCATGCGGGCGAAGCCGGACATATGGTGCAAGCTCTCGTGCCCGGAGCGGCTGTCCGAGAGCGGTCCGCCGGCCCTCGACGGCGAGCGGGCGGCGTACCGCGATGTCGTCCCCTTCGCCCGACGGGTGGCCGAGGAGTTCCCGGACCGGGTGCTGTGGGGCACCGACTGGCCCCACCCCAACCTGACGAACCACATGCCCGACGACGGTCTGCTGGTCGACTTCGTCCCGGACATCGCGCCGACCCCGGAGCTGCGACGCAAGCTGCTCGTCGACAACCCGATGCGCCTGTACTGGCCCGAAGCCGACTGA
- a CDS encoding ABC transporter ATP-binding protein, whose translation MVTASAKEGPVAGGPVVQGLVVEGLRKRYGDHTAVDGVSFALAPGASLAIVGESGSGKTTTVRMLVGLEHPDGGTVRLDGRDRSARPRGRAERLARAREIQMVFQDPYLSLDPRVTVSGCLDEVLRLHTDLDAAGRGARAARLLDQVGLGTREAAALPRDLSGGQRQRVAIARALAVEPRVLVLDEAVAALDVSIQAQILELLGQIRSTSGIGYLFVTHDLAVVRHVADEVLVLKSGHVVETGPASRILEAPEHPYTRLLLDSVPRRGRFPAGR comes from the coding sequence GTGGTGACCGCCTCAGCGAAAGAGGGACCCGTCGCCGGGGGACCGGTGGTCCAGGGCCTGGTCGTCGAGGGCCTGCGGAAGCGGTACGGGGACCACACGGCGGTGGACGGAGTGTCCTTCGCCCTGGCTCCCGGGGCCTCCCTGGCGATCGTCGGGGAGTCCGGCAGCGGCAAGACCACCACGGTCCGGATGCTCGTCGGACTGGAGCACCCGGACGGCGGGACCGTCCGCCTGGACGGACGGGACCGCTCCGCGCGGCCCCGGGGACGGGCCGAGCGGCTGGCCAGGGCCCGGGAGATCCAGATGGTCTTCCAGGATCCGTACCTCTCGCTCGATCCCCGGGTGACCGTCTCCGGTTGCCTGGACGAGGTGCTGCGCCTCCACACGGATCTCGACGCGGCCGGCCGCGGCGCCCGCGCCGCCCGGCTCCTGGACCAGGTCGGCCTCGGCACACGCGAGGCCGCCGCCCTCCCCCGCGACCTCTCGGGCGGGCAGCGGCAGCGCGTGGCGATCGCCCGTGCCCTCGCCGTGGAGCCCCGGGTCCTCGTCCTCGACGAGGCCGTCGCCGCGCTCGACGTCTCGATCCAGGCGCAGATACTCGAACTCCTCGGTCAGATCCGCAGCACGTCGGGAATCGGCTACCTGTTCGTCACGCACGACCTGGCGGTGGTCCGGCACGTCGCCGACGAGGTCCTGGTCCTCAAGTCCGGTCACGTCGTGGAGACGGGCCCCGCCTCGCGGATCCTGGAGGCCCCGGAGCATCCGTACACCCGGCTCCTCCTGGACTCGGTGCCGCGGCGCGGTCGGTTCCCCGCAGGCCGCTGA
- a CDS encoding ABC transporter permease has product MTTTAPPEPAVLRRRPGLRPLRLFAQGPMFTASVALLAALLLIAVLAPVLAPYDPEALDLSASLAGTTGEHLLGTDQSGRDVLSRMMYGARTGLIGPLLVVGVSTLLGTLLGVVAAWRGGWADSVLSRSMDMVFAIPGLLLAILLVSVVGSGMTAPVIAMAVAYTPYVGRLVRGIARQEQARPYIESYRVQGWSGWTVCLRHLLPNIAPTVFAQSAMNFGYALMDLAALSYLGFGVQPPTADWGAMINEGQSAVQQGAMLPALAPSACIVLAVVAFGIVGEGLADRIARRKR; this is encoded by the coding sequence ATGACCACCACCGCACCTCCGGAGCCCGCCGTCCTGCGCCGCAGGCCCGGGCTCCGCCCCCTGCGCCTGTTCGCCCAGGGGCCGATGTTCACCGCCTCGGTCGCGCTGCTCGCCGCTCTGCTCCTGATCGCCGTCCTCGCCCCCGTCCTCGCGCCGTACGATCCCGAGGCCCTCGACCTCTCGGCGAGCCTGGCCGGGACCACCGGCGAGCACCTGCTCGGCACCGACCAGTCCGGGCGGGACGTCCTGTCACGCATGATGTACGGGGCCCGCACCGGGCTGATCGGCCCACTGCTCGTCGTCGGCGTCTCCACCCTCCTCGGCACCCTGCTCGGCGTGGTGGCGGCCTGGCGCGGCGGCTGGGCGGACTCCGTCCTGTCCCGCTCGATGGACATGGTCTTCGCGATCCCCGGACTCCTGCTCGCGATCCTGCTCGTCTCCGTCGTCGGTTCGGGGATGACCGCGCCCGTGATCGCGATGGCGGTGGCCTACACCCCGTACGTGGGACGCCTGGTGCGCGGCATCGCACGCCAGGAGCAGGCCCGCCCGTACATCGAGTCCTACCGGGTCCAGGGCTGGTCCGGCTGGACCGTCTGCCTGCGCCACCTGCTGCCCAACATCGCCCCCACCGTCTTCGCCCAGTCCGCCATGAACTTCGGGTACGCGTTGATGGACCTGGCGGCGCTCTCGTACCTCGGCTTCGGCGTGCAGCCGCCGACCGCCGACTGGGGCGCCATGATCAACGAGGGCCAGTCGGCCGTCCAGCAGGGGGCGATGCTGCCCGCCCTCGCGCCTTCGGCGTGCATCGTGCTCGCCGTGGTGGCGTTCGGCATCGTCGGCGAGGGCCTCGCCGACCGGATCGCGAGGCGGAAGCGGTGA
- a CDS encoding ABC transporter ATP-binding protein, protein MKEQRRQSGTTPVPAGDGPPVLEIDGLGIRLPDDRARRPILDGVGLRVRPGESVGLVGESGSGKSVACRSVLGLLPPDARTSGEVRVAGRDVLTMSRPELAELRARQVAMVFQDPRASVNPLRRVGDFLTEGLRAAGAPAATADARALELLDAVGIRDPRGALRRRPHEFSGGMLQRVVIAAALAAEPALIVADEPTTALDVTTQAEIVRLLARLRAERGTGLLFVTHDLELAATVCDRVYVMYAGRIVETRGTDELFDRPRHPYTAGLLACTPSIEAGASPPRPIPGRPVSLSEAPPGCAFAARCAHAVARCSEEKPALTRQGDGLAACHRADEGITW, encoded by the coding sequence GTGAAGGAACAGCGGCGACAGAGCGGCACGACTCCGGTCCCGGCCGGCGACGGGCCTCCGGTCCTGGAGATCGACGGGCTCGGGATCCGGCTCCCCGACGACCGGGCCCGGCGGCCGATCCTGGACGGGGTCGGCCTGCGGGTACGCCCCGGGGAGAGCGTCGGCCTCGTCGGCGAGTCCGGCTCGGGGAAGTCGGTGGCGTGCCGCAGCGTCCTCGGGCTGCTGCCCCCGGACGCGCGCACCAGCGGCGAGGTCCGGGTCGCCGGCCGGGACGTGCTCACCATGAGCCGCCCGGAGCTGGCCGAACTACGGGCCCGGCAGGTCGCGATGGTCTTCCAGGACCCTCGTGCCTCCGTGAACCCGCTGCGCCGCGTCGGCGACTTCCTCACCGAAGGGCTGCGCGCGGCCGGGGCCCCGGCCGCCACGGCGGACGCCCGGGCCCTCGAACTCCTCGACGCGGTCGGTATCCGCGACCCGCGCGGCGCCCTCCGCCGCCGTCCCCACGAGTTCTCCGGCGGCATGCTCCAGCGGGTGGTCATCGCCGCGGCGCTCGCGGCCGAGCCGGCGCTGATCGTCGCCGACGAACCGACCACCGCCCTGGACGTCACGACCCAGGCGGAGATCGTCCGACTCCTCGCCCGGCTGCGGGCCGAGCGCGGCACGGGTCTGCTCTTCGTCACGCACGACCTCGAACTGGCCGCCACCGTCTGCGACCGGGTGTACGTGATGTACGCGGGCCGGATCGTGGAGACGCGCGGTACCGACGAGCTGTTCGACCGGCCGCGGCACCCGTACACCGCGGGGCTGCTCGCCTGCACGCCGAGCATCGAAGCGGGTGCGTCGCCGCCCCGGCCCATCCCCGGGCGTCCCGTCTCCCTGTCCGAGGCGCCGCCGGGCTGCGCCTTCGCCGCGCGCTGCGCCCACGCGGTGGCTCGCTGCTCCGAGGAGAAGCCCGCACTCACCCGGCAGGGCGACGGACTCGCCGCCTGCCACCGCGCCGACGAAGGGATCACGTGGTGA
- a CDS encoding ABC transporter substrate-binding protein has translation MRMSRTIALLACTAALAATTAACSGATTPRAAAGGADFKVTPLSPPAQGPLDTFTWSLYAEPYTLDYALAYDYPPNTVLANVCEQLLRVTPDLRIEPGLAVKYDRPDPRTLVYTLRPGVRFHDGTTMTADDVVASLKRQMDPETGSPWGSAFKSVDTIEKTGPLEVTLRLAKPDILLHELMAASPGTIESAATLAKAGKDYGTPKSKINCTGPYALDTWSQGAEITLEKHAAYWDPKLAPKSERVKFTFIEDAAARSNAFLSGTADGGYMVPSSSLGQLRASGRGTVLFGPNTAASNLAVLDFHGPLGDIRVRKALSLALDRKNIVKAAAGGVGVPAKAPAARGAWALAPEKTAALYDTLPEPVYDIEAAKKLIHEAGAVGRSLTLATSTLAPEISVVANAVQAAGRQIGLDVKLKAVAPEAYSSIFVDPGAREGLDLVITSGYDNTPDPLEFYQYLRTGDFGNYGKWSDAEFDVAFDRANAEPDAGKRAELTATLQGIAMRELPIIPVYEAPHSVFLGKRVTGAPTGISQLYYPWAATIGAAKK, from the coding sequence ATGCGCATGTCCAGAACCATCGCGCTTCTCGCCTGTACCGCCGCGCTCGCGGCCACCACCGCCGCCTGTTCCGGCGCGACGACGCCGAGGGCCGCCGCCGGCGGCGCCGACTTCAAGGTCACTCCGCTGTCGCCGCCGGCCCAGGGCCCGCTGGACACCTTCACCTGGTCCCTGTACGCCGAGCCGTACACGCTCGACTACGCCCTCGCGTACGACTACCCGCCGAACACCGTGCTCGCCAACGTCTGCGAGCAGCTCCTGCGGGTCACCCCCGACCTGAGGATCGAACCCGGACTCGCGGTGAAGTACGACCGCCCCGACCCGCGCACCCTCGTCTACACCCTGCGCCCCGGGGTCAGGTTCCACGACGGCACGACCATGACCGCCGACGACGTGGTCGCCTCCCTGAAACGCCAGATGGACCCGGAGACCGGCTCCCCCTGGGGCTCTGCCTTCAAGAGCGTCGACACGATCGAGAAGACCGGCCCGCTGGAGGTCACGCTCCGGCTCGCCAAGCCCGACATCCTGCTCCACGAGCTGATGGCCGCCTCCCCCGGCACCATCGAGAGCGCGGCCACCCTCGCCAAGGCCGGCAAGGACTACGGCACCCCCAAGAGCAAGATCAACTGCACCGGGCCCTATGCCCTCGACACCTGGTCCCAGGGCGCCGAGATCACCCTCGAAAAGCACGCGGCCTACTGGGACCCGAAGCTCGCCCCCAAGTCGGAGCGGGTGAAGTTCACCTTCATCGAGGACGCCGCGGCCCGCTCGAACGCCTTCCTGTCCGGCACCGCCGACGGCGGATACATGGTGCCGTCCTCCTCGCTCGGGCAGCTCCGCGCCAGCGGCAGGGGCACGGTGCTCTTCGGCCCCAACACCGCCGCGTCGAACCTCGCGGTCCTCGACTTCCACGGCCCGCTCGGCGACATCAGGGTCCGCAAGGCCCTGTCCCTGGCGCTCGACCGGAAGAACATCGTCAAGGCCGCGGCCGGCGGCGTCGGCGTCCCCGCCAAGGCCCCCGCCGCGCGCGGCGCCTGGGCGCTGGCCCCCGAGAAGACCGCCGCGCTGTACGACACGCTGCCCGAGCCCGTGTACGACATCGAGGCCGCGAAGAAGCTCATCCACGAGGCGGGCGCGGTCGGCCGGTCCCTCACCCTGGCCACCAGCACGCTCGCCCCCGAGATCAGCGTCGTCGCCAACGCCGTCCAGGCCGCCGGACGCCAGATCGGCCTCGACGTCAAGCTCAAGGCCGTCGCCCCGGAGGCGTACAGCAGCATCTTCGTCGACCCGGGCGCGCGCGAGGGGCTCGACCTCGTCATCACCAGCGGGTACGACAACACGCCGGATCCGCTGGAGTTCTACCAGTACCTGCGCACCGGCGACTTCGGGAACTACGGCAAGTGGTCGGACGCCGAGTTCGACGTCGCCTTCGACCGGGCCAACGCCGAGCCCGACGCCGGCAAGCGCGCGGAACTGACCGCCACGCTGCAGGGAATAGCGATGCGTGAACTCCCGATCATCCCCGTCTACGAGGCGCCCCACTCCGTCTTCCTCGGCAAGCGCGTCACCGGCGCCCCGACCGGGATCTCCCAGCTGTACTACCCCTGGGCCGCGACGATCGGGGCCGCGAAGAAATGA